A region from the Salidesulfovibrio onnuriiensis genome encodes:
- a CDS encoding sugar transferase produces MKRLFDLLITVPAFVLLLPVMLAVAVLVRLKLGGPVLFRQVRPGLNGAPFTMVKFRTMRDAVDREGNPLPDAERLTPFGRFLRSTSLDELPELVNVIQGKMSLVGPRPLLMEYLPRYSARQARRHEVRPGITGWAQVNGRNAISWQDKFEHDVWYVDNRSLRLDLRILLMTVAQVFKREDVSQPGHATMEVFMGNDDQPEQEGDRT; encoded by the coding sequence GTGAAACGGCTTTTCGATTTGCTCATCACGGTTCCGGCCTTTGTCCTGCTGCTGCCGGTCATGCTCGCCGTCGCCGTGCTGGTGCGCCTCAAGCTCGGCGGGCCGGTGCTTTTCCGGCAGGTGCGGCCCGGCCTGAACGGGGCCCCCTTCACCATGGTCAAGTTCCGCACCATGCGTGACGCCGTGGACCGGGAGGGCAATCCCCTGCCCGACGCAGAGCGGCTGACGCCTTTCGGCCGCTTCCTGCGCTCCACCTCCCTGGACGAGTTGCCGGAATTGGTCAATGTGATACAAGGTAAGATGAGTCTGGTGGGCCCGCGCCCACTGCTCATGGAATACCTGCCGCGCTATTCGGCCAGGCAGGCGCGGCGGCACGAGGTTCGGCCCGGCATCACCGGCTGGGCGCAGGTCAACGGCCGCAACGCCATTTCCTGGCAGGACAAGTTCGAGCACGATGTCTGGTATGTGGACAACCGCAGCCTGCGGCTCGACCTGCGGATCCTGCTGATGACCGTGGCCCAGGTGTTCAAGCGCGAGGATGTATCCCAGCCCGGGCACGCCACCATGGAAGTGTTCATGGGCAACGACGATCAACCCGAACAAGAGGGGGACCGAACATGA
- the gspM gene encoding type II secretion system protein GspM produces the protein MARRNWFWLKWPQHKQQRFFSMAKWAWLLLLVASFGPQYFLTVNAQKRIERQKDLYARVVPVAMELRMARERENADKDIDPQSLVSRIAEQSGIGWERIRFEEQQSDRFGITFALREVTLVELTSFLMKIRNSSGLHCFEFTLQRSPSNAMLADVTLTLAR, from the coding sequence GTGGCGAGGCGCAATTGGTTCTGGCTCAAGTGGCCGCAGCACAAGCAGCAGCGTTTCTTCAGTATGGCCAAATGGGCCTGGCTCCTGCTGCTGGTGGCTTCCTTCGGGCCCCAGTATTTTCTGACCGTCAACGCCCAGAAACGGATCGAACGGCAAAAGGACCTCTATGCCCGGGTGGTGCCAGTGGCCATGGAACTGCGCATGGCCCGGGAACGGGAAAATGCCGACAAGGACATTGACCCGCAGTCGCTGGTTTCGCGCATTGCCGAGCAATCGGGGATCGGCTGGGAGCGCATCCGCTTCGAGGAGCAGCAGTCCGACAGGTTCGGAATCACGTTCGCCCTGCGCGAGGTGACCCTGGTGGAATTGACCTCCTTTCTCATGAAAATCCGCAATTCCTCGGGATTGCACTGCTTTGAATTCACCCTGCAACGCAGTCCGTCCAACGCCATGCTGGCGGATGTGACCCTGACCCTTGCCCGCTAG
- a CDS encoding glycosyltransferase family 4 protein: MKILVLGSLAPSLTRFRGALLAEMVARGHEVLAMAPPFKPDAAPELAAMGVAYAPIEMQRRGLNPLADLGLLFRLRREFERLRPDVVLAYTIKPVVYGAVAARLAGVPRFFSLITGLGYAFTEASGLRRRVLFNLARGLYAAGLRFSSGALFQNPDDPKFFRTIGVLPANLPVAVTGGSGVDLDHYNCTEPPELPSFLCLSRFLRSKGVVEYAEAAVRLKARFPEATFRLVGPREHGPDGIDDDTVRSWQKGGLEVLPAVDDVRPYLTSASVYVLPSWREGTPRSVLEAMSTGRAVITTDAPGCRETVERGVNGFLVPVHDVDSLAAAMERLMDMELAARMGAASRRLAEERFDVTKVNEIILNFMGVS, from the coding sequence ATGAAGATACTTGTGCTTGGAAGCCTTGCCCCGTCCCTGACCCGTTTCCGGGGGGCGCTGCTGGCCGAAATGGTGGCGCGCGGCCACGAGGTGCTCGCCATGGCCCCGCCCTTCAAGCCGGACGCCGCGCCCGAGCTGGCGGCCATGGGCGTCGCCTATGCGCCCATCGAGATGCAGCGGCGCGGCCTCAACCCCCTTGCCGACCTGGGGCTCCTCTTCCGGCTCAGGCGGGAATTCGAGCGTCTCCGGCCGGACGTGGTCCTGGCCTACACCATCAAGCCCGTGGTCTACGGGGCCGTTGCGGCGAGGCTGGCGGGCGTGCCCCGGTTCTTTTCACTCATCACCGGGCTGGGCTACGCCTTTACCGAGGCTTCGGGCCTGCGCAGGCGGGTGCTGTTCAACCTGGCGCGCGGCCTGTATGCTGCGGGCCTGCGCTTTTCCAGCGGGGCCCTGTTCCAGAACCCGGACGATCCCAAATTCTTCCGCACCATAGGCGTGCTGCCCGCCAACCTGCCCGTGGCCGTCACCGGCGGGTCGGGCGTGGATCTCGACCATTACAACTGCACCGAGCCCCCGGAGCTGCCCTCGTTCCTGTGCCTGTCGCGATTCCTGCGCTCCAAGGGCGTGGTGGAATACGCCGAGGCGGCCGTGCGGCTCAAGGCCCGCTTCCCGGAGGCGACCTTCCGGCTGGTGGGCCCGCGCGAACACGGCCCGGACGGCATTGACGACGACACGGTGCGTTCCTGGCAGAAGGGCGGGCTGGAGGTGCTGCCCGCCGTGGACGACGTGCGCCCCTATCTGACCAGCGCCAGCGTCTACGTGCTGCCGTCCTGGCGCGAGGGCACCCCTCGTTCCGTGCTCGAGGCCATGAGCACGGGCAGGGCCGTGATCACCACGGACGCGCCCGGCTGCCGCGAAACCGTGGAGCGGGGCGTCAACGGATTTCTGGTGCCGGTGCACGACGTGGATTCCCTGGCCGCAGCCATGGAAAGGCTCATGGACATGGAGCTGGCCGCGCGTATGGGTGCGGCGTCCAGGCGGCTGGCCGAGGAACGGTTCGACGTGACCAAGGTCAACGAGATCATTCTCAATTTCATGGGGGTGTCGTGA
- a CDS encoding acyltransferase family protein translates to MSDNRQRRTYLDNTRTLMVLLVVLLHAACAYSNLIPWWQVRDTPGLAYDLLIIVIDGFALPVLFLVAGLFAPSSLNRHGMRRFLLGKFRRLGIPSVALLLTLLPLAMYVGYPGPKGFGGFYLDWLASCLDWKLYYIDSMQSYAGHEWDVTPMHVWFITMLLVFFVCYALFREIRPRSLRRGPSRYGIAVLLCLAFSGLGYAALSLLMTPLAWAKIGPFFLFQPVRIPYYAGFFILGVFLAENGWLESRGVFAGPWWLWMIGFAVSSVFSIAVGGKCIGVPGGLPPLLALAAGLSRTVTAFTAIAGFINLSHRFLNRPGAVQAGLAASSYHIYLVHLPFCIFLQAAFFPLALGSGIKMAAVFLLATLLSWLLSLALQRRVIQAGGKDVFCPGDR, encoded by the coding sequence ATGTCCGACAATCGGCAACGACGGACCTATCTGGACAACACCCGGACCCTGATGGTCCTGCTCGTGGTGCTGCTGCATGCGGCCTGCGCCTACAGCAATCTCATTCCCTGGTGGCAGGTGCGCGACACACCCGGCCTGGCCTATGACCTGCTCATCATCGTCATCGACGGGTTCGCCCTGCCGGTGCTCTTCCTGGTGGCCGGGCTGTTCGCCCCGTCCTCCCTGAACCGCCACGGCATGCGCAGGTTTCTCCTCGGCAAGTTCCGGCGTCTCGGGATTCCCTCGGTGGCGCTGCTCCTGACCCTGCTGCCCCTGGCCATGTATGTGGGCTATCCCGGCCCCAAGGGCTTCGGCGGGTTCTATCTGGACTGGCTGGCGTCCTGCCTGGACTGGAAGCTGTATTACATCGACTCCATGCAGTCCTACGCCGGGCACGAATGGGACGTCACGCCCATGCATGTCTGGTTCATCACCATGCTGCTGGTCTTTTTCGTCTGCTACGCCCTGTTCCGCGAAATCCGGCCGAGGTCCCTGCGGCGCGGTCCGTCCCGGTACGGCATTGCCGTTTTGCTGTGCCTGGCGTTTTCCGGCCTGGGCTACGCCGCGCTTTCCCTGCTCATGACGCCCCTGGCCTGGGCCAAGATCGGGCCGTTCTTCCTGTTCCAGCCGGTGCGCATTCCCTATTATGCGGGCTTCTTCATACTGGGGGTGTTCCTGGCGGAAAACGGCTGGCTCGAAAGCCGGGGCGTGTTTGCCGGCCCGTGGTGGCTCTGGATGATCGGCTTTGCGGTCAGCTCGGTCTTTTCCATTGCCGTGGGCGGCAAATGCATCGGGGTGCCGGGAGGCCTGCCGCCGCTCCTGGCGCTTGCCGCCGGCCTGTCTCGCACGGTCACGGCCTTTACCGCCATTGCCGGATTCATCAACCTGTCGCATCGCTTCCTGAACCGGCCCGGCGCAGTCCAGGCCGGGCTGGCTGCCAGCTCCTACCATATCTATCTGGTGCACCTTCCGTTCTGCATCTTTTTGCAGGCCGCGTTCTTTCCCCTGGCGCTGGGGTCGGGCATCAAGATGGCGGCGGTCTTTTTGCTGGCCACGCTCCTGAGCTGGCTGCTCAGCCTGGCGCTGCAGAGGCGGGTGATTCAGGCGGGCGGCAAGGACGTCTTCTGCCCCGGGGATCGGTAG
- a CDS encoding sensor domain-containing diguanylate cyclase translates to MAGRKQGISILVVMQGEYERERIAGLLRKAVSAVFTAADGREGLRSYRDNHPDVVFTDIVLPVLDGPDMIAMIRGEDEDMPFIVAYDQYNPKALLNVLELNIDAFLRLPADPSKLLDAVRRCARAVYLRRKLAQADRMLWNLLDAFPGMALLELKGQVVYANQRMAAYLGYPSFDHFRAGGARIADRILRLNGEEYTGGPSGWITAIVEDQLDRDAVVHLDNPGNPSGRPGVFAVTFATFQNTPLRLFSFQDISELEDEKDLLADEASTDPLTKAMNRRSFLRLLGTEIIVGRPFSLVMFDIDHFKSINDEYGHDVGDAVLREISQLVRENIRETDRLVRWGGEEFMVLAPASDMDRVRQVAERLRQAVEDFSFSGVPRTVTSSFGIVEYVRGESQDEFIKRVDEALYRAKETGRNRVMEG, encoded by the coding sequence ATGGCAGGCAGAAAACAGGGTATTTCCATACTCGTGGTCATGCAGGGGGAATATGAGCGCGAGCGCATTGCCGGACTGCTCAGAAAGGCGGTGAGCGCGGTCTTTACGGCTGCGGACGGCAGGGAGGGACTTCGCAGCTATCGCGACAACCACCCGGACGTGGTCTTCACGGACATAGTGCTGCCGGTGCTGGACGGCCCGGACATGATCGCCATGATCCGGGGCGAAGACGAGGACATGCCTTTCATCGTGGCCTACGACCAGTACAACCCCAAGGCCCTGCTCAATGTTCTGGAACTGAACATCGACGCCTTTCTGCGCCTGCCCGCCGACCCTTCCAAGCTGCTGGACGCGGTGCGCCGGTGCGCCCGCGCCGTGTATTTGCGCCGCAAGCTGGCCCAGGCCGACAGGATGCTCTGGAATCTGCTGGACGCCTTTCCGGGCATGGCCCTGCTGGAGCTCAAGGGCCAGGTGGTCTATGCCAACCAGCGCATGGCGGCCTATCTCGGCTATCCCTCCTTCGACCATTTCCGGGCAGGGGGCGCACGTATCGCCGACCGCATCCTCAGGCTCAACGGGGAAGAATACACCGGCGGACCGTCCGGATGGATAACGGCCATCGTGGAGGACCAGCTCGACCGCGACGCCGTGGTGCACCTGGATAACCCGGGCAATCCATCGGGCAGGCCCGGGGTGTTCGCCGTGACCTTCGCCACCTTCCAGAACACGCCCCTGCGGCTGTTCTCCTTTCAGGACATCAGCGAGCTGGAGGATGAAAAGGACCTGCTGGCCGACGAGGCCTCCACCGACCCGCTGACCAAGGCCATGAACCGGCGCAGCTTCCTGCGCCTGCTGGGCACCGAGATTATCGTCGGCAGACCCTTTTCCCTGGTCATGTTCGACATCGACCACTTCAAGTCCATCAACGACGAGTACGGGCATGACGTGGGGGACGCGGTGCTGCGCGAAATCTCCCAGCTGGTGCGGGAAAACATCCGCGAGACCGATCGATTGGTGCGTTGGGGCGGCGAGGAGTTCATGGTCCTGGCCCCGGCCTCGGACATGGACCGGGTGCGGCAGGTGGCCGAGCGGCTTCGGCAGGCCGTGGAAGACTTTTCCTTTTCAGGCGTCCCCAGGACCGTCACCTCGAGCTTCGGCATCGTGGAGTATGTCCGGGGCGAATCCCAGGACGAATTCATCAAGCGGGTGGACGAGGCCCTGTACCGGGCCAAGGAAACCGGACGCAACCGGGTGATGGAAGGCTGA
- a CDS encoding TetR/AcrR family transcriptional regulator — protein MPLPENPTTKDLLFLAAMKVFAAKGYEGATVREICREAGAANVTAVSYYFGGKRKLYESILTMMFAALREHSCMRYSSEEFRRMSPEERLRDFVTAYYTLTYCSELSGEARAIVTREMVRPSEILNRLIETYIIPDTMMIMDTVKELLGGDTPEFVIRDCLASLVGQMSYYMLHWPLFSKVFPEHPGICGYMKEIIDHTMRFSLAGFRAAREAWERGEIESPPG, from the coding sequence ATGCCGTTACCGGAAAATCCGACAACAAAGGACCTGCTGTTCCTGGCCGCAATGAAGGTCTTTGCCGCCAAGGGATACGAGGGCGCCACCGTGCGCGAAATCTGCCGGGAGGCCGGGGCCGCCAATGTCACGGCCGTGAGCTATTATTTCGGGGGAAAGCGAAAGCTGTACGAGAGCATTCTGACCATGATGTTCGCCGCCCTGCGGGAACATTCCTGCATGCGGTATTCCAGCGAGGAATTCCGGCGCATGAGTCCGGAAGAGCGGCTGCGCGATTTCGTCACCGCCTATTACACGCTGACCTACTGCAGCGAATTGAGCGGGGAGGCCCGGGCCATCGTCACGCGGGAGATGGTCCGGCCCTCGGAAATCCTGAACCGGTTGATCGAGACCTACATCATCCCGGACACAATGATGATTATGGACACGGTCAAGGAACTGCTGGGCGGGGACACGCCCGAGTTCGTCATTCGCGACTGCCTGGCCAGCCTGGTGGGCCAGATGTCCTACTACATGCTGCACTGGCCCCTTTTCAGCAAGGTGTTCCCGGAACATCCCGGGATTTGCGGATATATGAAGGAAATCATCGACCATACCATGCGTTTTTCCCTGGCAGGGTTCCGGGCCGCGCGAGAGGCCTGGGAGCGGGGCGAAATCGAATCCCCGCCCGGCTAG
- a CDS encoding DegT/DnrJ/EryC1/StrS family aminotransferase → MGIPFIDLKSQYKRIENEVRGGIEAVLEHGAYIMGPEIRELESELAGYSKVNHAVGCASGTDALVMALMALDVKPGDAVFTTPFTFMATAEAVALLGATPVFVDIDPVTYNIDPAALKKAIRKVHDEGKLRPKGVIAVDLFGVPADYDAIEPIAKNNGLFLIVDAAQSFGAVYKGRPVCSIGDIACTSFFPAKPLGCYGDGGMVFTDDETLDGLLRSVRVHGQGTDKYDNVRLGINGRLDSMQAAVLKAKFAIFPEEVELRNEVADRYREVLAGVENLVTPTVPEGCTSVWAQYSVLARDAEHRAELQAKLQEAGIPSAIYYPLPLHLQQAFAYLGYSKGDLPVCEGIGERIFALPMHPYLKAEDQQAIAEALAG, encoded by the coding sequence ATGGGAATACCGTTTATCGATCTGAAATCTCAGTACAAACGAATTGAAAATGAAGTCCGGGGCGGCATTGAGGCCGTTCTGGAGCACGGCGCCTACATCATGGGCCCGGAAATCAGAGAACTGGAAAGCGAGCTGGCCGGCTACAGCAAGGTCAACCACGCCGTGGGCTGCGCCTCGGGCACCGACGCCCTGGTCATGGCCCTCATGGCCCTGGACGTGAAGCCCGGCGACGCGGTGTTCACCACGCCGTTCACCTTCATGGCCACCGCCGAGGCCGTGGCCCTGCTGGGCGCCACCCCGGTGTTCGTGGACATCGATCCCGTCACCTACAACATCGATCCGGCCGCCCTCAAAAAGGCCATCCGCAAGGTGCACGACGAAGGCAAGCTGCGGCCCAAGGGCGTCATTGCCGTGGACCTGTTCGGGGTGCCCGCCGATTATGACGCCATCGAACCCATCGCCAAGAACAACGGCCTGTTCCTCATCGTGGATGCGGCCCAGTCCTTTGGCGCGGTCTACAAGGGCCGCCCGGTCTGCTCCATCGGCGACATCGCCTGCACCTCGTTCTTCCCGGCCAAGCCCCTGGGCTGCTACGGCGACGGCGGCATGGTCTTCACGGACGACGAAACCCTGGACGGACTGCTGCGCTCGGTGCGCGTGCACGGCCAGGGCACCGACAAGTACGACAACGTGCGCCTGGGCATCAACGGCCGCCTGGACTCCATGCAGGCCGCAGTGCTCAAGGCCAAGTTCGCCATCTTCCCGGAAGAGGTTGAACTGCGCAACGAAGTGGCCGACCGCTACCGCGAAGTGCTCGCCGGCGTGGAAAACCTGGTGACCCCCACGGTTCCCGAAGGCTGCACCTCTGTCTGGGCCCAGTACTCGGTTTTGGCGCGCGACGCCGAACACCGCGCCGAGCTCCAGGCCAAGCTCCAGGAGGCGGGCATCCCCTCGGCCATCTACTACCCCCTGCCCCTGCACCTGCAGCAGGCATTTGCCTATCTCGGGTACTCCAAGGGCGACCTGCCCGTGTGCGAAGGCATCGGCGAACGCATCTTCGCCCTGCCCATGCATCCGTACCTCAAGGCGGAAGACCAGCAGGCCATTGCCGAAGCCCTGGCCGGTTAA
- a CDS encoding STT3 domain-containing protein, with protein sequence MNRYSGAFGQPCPLQKDWRWLLSVGVCCYLAILGLRLSLWTMWDNPLLRVGDEFIMSTHDSYLWLAHARVAEFGDGRSLAYFTRLLHEYLGLALGAIGFWGPAFLSSLLAIPCVLWGWALGGREGAVFAGIAGCLTPGFYARTKLGYYDTDMFTLLLPMLVAFWLAWWLRQRTSFRWQETREEIQPSQRLPLQVLGIGLFTRFAGWWHQDIANYSVLLSLLAIVVGTIFARKNHRSHFAYEGAIFILAAIPATVWDYSLAPLLHAAGMTPYILISILLAATLAVWRVQGRHGDTETPVDKYLSLGLLLAALILAGIFSGPLMGIWTKLLLYLKPAATQATTTAQQTAPIFPRVTQSIIEAKLLPLGTALERSAYYYWVGLAALAAMIPVLIARPLSVLLLPLVALSILSIKMGTRFSMFGGAALMIFLSVAGTALSRKLLPSMIDRGREIVIAAVMAALACCLVLPKYREYRSLPPTPVVDKVHAEALMGLGKRAPKDASVWTWWDWGYATQYYAGLKTPIDGGKHSGMDLYPTAVALATDSPRQANQLIRYCTRFPGQDPTREWAKKSGADVQRTIDQLAASGPAFKPAPKQYLAVSYKDLRIAKWLMFYGNWNVTSGTTHEAVVRRFGPGQMAVNLQIGAVMNRGGMKNAILTADMLDIDKADHFDYPQNRYSPTLVPQTPHLVFNTVAGETNFFDKDTYNSMLVQLFTGDPESESIKPYFRLVADGLPFIRIYEVVQN encoded by the coding sequence ATGAACCGGTATTCAGGGGCGTTCGGGCAACCCTGCCCACTGCAGAAGGATTGGCGCTGGCTGCTTTCCGTCGGCGTCTGTTGCTACCTGGCCATCCTGGGATTGCGCCTGAGCCTCTGGACCATGTGGGACAATCCCCTGCTCCGGGTGGGCGACGAGTTCATCATGTCCACCCACGATTCCTACCTCTGGCTGGCCCATGCGCGCGTGGCAGAATTCGGCGACGGCCGATCCCTGGCCTATTTCACCAGGCTGCTGCACGAATATCTGGGCCTCGCCCTGGGCGCCATCGGTTTCTGGGGACCGGCCTTCCTTTCCAGCCTGCTGGCAATTCCCTGCGTTCTCTGGGGCTGGGCCCTGGGCGGCAGGGAAGGGGCGGTCTTCGCGGGCATTGCCGGCTGCCTGACCCCCGGCTTCTACGCCCGCACCAAGCTCGGCTATTACGACACCGACATGTTCACCCTGCTCCTGCCCATGCTGGTGGCCTTCTGGCTGGCCTGGTGGCTGCGTCAGCGCACCAGCTTCCGCTGGCAGGAGACGCGGGAGGAAATCCAGCCGTCCCAACGGCTTCCCCTCCAGGTTTTGGGCATAGGCCTGTTCACGCGCTTTGCGGGCTGGTGGCATCAGGACATCGCCAACTATTCTGTACTTCTGTCCCTGTTGGCAATTGTAGTCGGCACAATCTTCGCCAGGAAAAACCACCGTTCGCATTTTGCGTATGAAGGGGCCATTTTCATTCTCGCCGCCATCCCCGCCACGGTTTGGGATTATTCTCTCGCCCCCCTCCTGCATGCAGCAGGAATGACCCCTTACATACTCATTTCCATACTGCTGGCTGCAACTCTGGCGGTATGGAGGGTGCAGGGCAGACACGGCGACACAGAAACGCCAGTGGACAAATACCTTTCCCTCGGACTCCTGTTGGCCGCCCTGATCTTGGCCGGAATATTCTCCGGCCCCCTCATGGGGATATGGACCAAGCTGCTGCTATACCTGAAACCCGCGGCAACCCAGGCCACAACCACGGCTCAACAGACCGCCCCCATCTTTCCCCGGGTCACCCAGAGCATCATCGAGGCCAAGCTCCTTCCTCTGGGAACAGCGCTGGAACGATCGGCCTATTATTACTGGGTCGGTCTCGCTGCCCTGGCCGCCATGATTCCAGTACTCATTGCCCGGCCTTTGTCCGTGCTGCTGCTGCCCCTGGTAGCCCTCTCCATTCTCAGTATCAAGATGGGCACCCGGTTCAGCATGTTCGGCGGGGCAGCGCTAATGATCTTCCTGAGTGTGGCGGGAACCGCCCTGTCCCGGAAGCTGCTGCCGTCCATGATCGATAGAGGACGTGAAATCGTCATTGCCGCGGTCATGGCAGCCCTGGCCTGCTGCCTGGTCCTGCCCAAATATCGGGAATACCGTTCCCTGCCCCCCACCCCCGTGGTGGACAAGGTGCATGCCGAAGCCCTCATGGGGCTGGGCAAACGCGCCCCCAAGGATGCTTCGGTATGGACCTGGTGGGACTGGGGCTACGCCACCCAGTATTATGCAGGGTTAAAAACGCCCATTGACGGGGGCAAGCACTCGGGCATGGACCTGTACCCCACCGCCGTGGCGCTTGCCACGGATTCCCCCCGGCAGGCCAACCAGCTCATTCGCTACTGCACCCGGTTCCCAGGGCAGGACCCCACCAGGGAATGGGCAAAAAAATCCGGGGCAGACGTCCAACGGACCATCGACCAACTGGCCGCAAGCGGTCCTGCGTTCAAGCCGGCCCCCAAACAATACCTGGCCGTGTCCTACAAGGATCTCCGTATTGCCAAATGGCTCATGTTTTACGGGAACTGGAACGTGACTTCCGGCACAACCCATGAGGCCGTGGTTCGACGGTTCGGGCCGGGACAAATGGCCGTCAACCTTCAGATCGGCGCCGTCATGAACCGCGGGGGTATGAAAAACGCCATTCTCACGGCGGACATGCTCGACATCGACAAGGCCGACCACTTCGACTACCCGCAGAACCGATACTCCCCCACGCTTGTGCCCCAGACGCCCCATCTGGTCTTCAACACCGTGGCCGGGGAAACCAACTTTTTCGACAAGGACACCTACAACTCCATGCTGGTGCAACTTTTCACCGGCGATCCGGAGTCTGAATCAATCAAACCCTATTTTCGCCTCGTCGCCGATGGACTGCCCTTCATCCGCATTTACGAGGTGGTGCAAAACTAG
- the asnB gene encoding asparagine synthase (glutamine-hydrolyzing), which yields MCGITGFIDFSPAATAEGLEKRVRDMADSLRHRGPDADGVFTDAESGLALGHRRLAIIDLSESGAQPMRSRDGRYVLVHNGEIYNYLELRAELETEGGPFLPWRGTSDTEVMLAAFASWGVEKAVRRFSGMFAFALWDVRERTLFLARDRMGEKPLYYSRTGQFFIFGSELKALRASGVLEPELDMGAVAQYLRFQYIPAPRTIYQGVRKLRPGHLLALRPDNPDRLESAPYWSLKDAVNRGLYAPFQGGEEEAVDQLETLLRATVRNQMLSDVPLGSLLSGGVDSSLVTALMQAESSRPVRTFTIGYDDPAYDEAGHARRVAEHLGTEHTELTVTPRQALDLVPALPRMYDEPFADASMIPTHLVAALTRKHVTVCLSGDGGDETFAGYNRHVWAPAVWERMRSLPPRVRRIAARAIRMVSPGAYNTIFSMLPGRSLSMPGYKLHRVAEVLGLDSREDVYKSLASTWQNPEQVLVSGQEPPSAMDMPSLWPGLTEYTAWMQFLDSVSYLPGDILTKVDRAAMACSLESRAPFLDHKVVEFAWRLPLSMKLRGKQGKYILRRVLDRHVPRELVDRPKTGFGIPIDTWLRGPLRPWAEELLSPNRLAQQGILRPEVVGMQWADHLSGRRDNQFRIWNILMLQAWLNEWM from the coding sequence ATGTGTGGAATAACCGGATTCATCGATTTTTCGCCCGCCGCCACGGCAGAGGGGCTTGAAAAACGCGTGCGGGACATGGCCGATTCCCTGCGCCACCGCGGCCCGGATGCGGACGGCGTGTTCACGGACGCGGAAAGCGGCCTGGCCCTGGGGCACCGCCGCCTGGCCATCATCGACCTTTCCGAATCCGGGGCCCAGCCCATGCGCAGCCGGGACGGGCGTTACGTGCTCGTCCACAACGGTGAAATCTACAACTATCTGGAACTCCGTGCCGAACTGGAAACCGAGGGCGGACCGTTCCTGCCCTGGCGCGGCACCTCGGACACCGAGGTCATGCTGGCGGCCTTTGCCAGCTGGGGCGTGGAAAAGGCGGTCAGGCGTTTTTCGGGCATGTTCGCCTTCGCGCTTTGGGATGTCCGGGAGCGCACCCTGTTCCTGGCCCGGGACCGCATGGGTGAAAAACCCCTGTACTACAGCCGCACCGGGCAATTCTTCATATTCGGTTCCGAGCTCAAGGCCCTGCGGGCCTCGGGCGTCCTGGAGCCGGAGCTGGACATGGGGGCCGTGGCCCAGTACCTGCGCTTCCAGTACATTCCGGCCCCGCGCACCATCTATCAGGGCGTGCGCAAGCTGCGGCCCGGCCATCTGCTGGCCCTGCGCCCGGACAATCCGGACCGGCTGGAAAGCGCGCCCTACTGGAGCCTCAAGGACGCCGTGAATCGGGGCCTGTACGCCCCGTTCCAGGGCGGTGAGGAAGAGGCGGTCGACCAGTTGGAAACCCTGCTGCGGGCCACGGTGCGCAACCAGATGCTCTCGGACGTGCCCCTGGGCTCGCTGCTTTCGGGCGGCGTTGATTCCTCCCTGGTCACGGCGCTCATGCAGGCCGAGTCCTCCCGGCCCGTGCGCACCTTCACCATCGGCTACGACGACCCTGCCTACGACGAGGCCGGTCACGCCCGGCGCGTGGCAGAGCACCTGGGCACCGAGCACACCGAGCTGACCGTCACCCCGAGGCAGGCCCTGGACCTCGTTCCCGCGCTGCCCCGCATGTACGACGAACCCTTTGCCGACGCCTCCATGATCCCCACTCACCTGGTGGCGGCCCTGACCCGAAAACATGTCACGGTCTGCCTCTCCGGCGACGGCGGGGACGAGACCTTTGCGGGCTACAACCGTCATGTCTGGGCCCCGGCCGTGTGGGAGCGCATGCGCTCGCTGCCTCCCCGGGTGCGCCGTATCGCGGCCCGGGCGATCCGGATGGTTTCGCCGGGGGCCTACAACACGATTTTCAGCATGCTGCCCGGCAGGTCCCTGTCCATGCCCGGTTACAAGCTGCACCGCGTGGCCGAGGTCCTGGGTCTGGACTCGCGCGAGGATGTCTACAAGAGCCTGGCCTCCACCTGGCAGAACCCGGAACAGGTGCTTGTTTCCGGGCAGGAGCCCCCGTCGGCCATGGACATGCCGTCGCTGTGGCCCGGGCTCACCGAGTACACGGCCTGGATGCAGTTCCTGGATTCGGTCTCCTATCTTCCCGGAGACATCCTGACCAAGGTGGATCGTGCGGCCATGGCCTGCAGCCTGGAATCGCGCGCGCCCTTCCTGGACCACAAGGTGGTGGAGTTCGCCTGGCGCCTGCCCCTGTCCATGAAGCTCCGGGGCAAACAGGGCAAGTACATCCTGCGCAGGGTGCTCGACCGCCACGTGCCCCGGGAGCTGGTGGACCGGCCCAAGACCGGGTTCGGCATTCCCATCGACACTTGGCTGCGCGGGCCGCTGCGCCCGTGGGCCGAAGAGTTGTTAAGTCCCAACCGCCTTGCACAACAGGGAATCCTACGTCCGGAGGTCGTCGGTATGCAGTGGGCGGACCACCTTTCTGGACGGCGCGACAACCAGTTCCGCATCTGGAACATTCTGATGCTGCAGGCGTGGCTCAACGAGTGGATGTAG